A region of Diospyros lotus cultivar Yz01 chromosome 3, ASM1463336v1, whole genome shotgun sequence DNA encodes the following proteins:
- the LOC127797677 gene encoding tetraspanin-6-like yields MQRFSNTVIGFLNLFTLLASIPIIAGGLWMAKSSATCENFFQAPLLVIGFVVLVISLAGFIGACFNVAWAMWVYLFVMLLLIGTLMGLTLFGYVVTGPGGGVAVPGRVYKEYHLENYSEWLRKRVLDPQYWESIRSCIVGSSRTCAKIAYWTPFDYLQGDMTPVQSGCCKPPTSCNYNVETVSVTVTGQEPDCYRWSNAAGVLCYECESCKAGVLESVRSDWRKLSVLNIVVLVFLIGIYSIGCCAFRNTKRAGSDYPYGENRMSKVRPRWDFHLWRWLHHRRHQLY; encoded by the exons ATGCAAAGATTCAGCAACACAGTGATCGGCTTCTTGAACCTCTTCACACTCTTGGCGTCGATACCCATCATCGCCGGCGGCCTGTGGATGGCGAAGAGCAGCGCAACCTGCGAGAACTTCTTCCAAGCGCCGCTTCTGGTGATCGGCTTCGTGGTGCTGGTAATATCTCTGGCCGGCTTCATCGGAGCTTGCTTCAACGTCGCCTGGGCTATGTGGGTGTACCTCTTTGTCATGCTGCTCCTCATTGGAACCCTAATGGGCTTAACCCTGTTCGGCTACGTGGTGACCGGCCCAGGCGGTGGCGTGGCGGTTCCCGGCAGGGTTTACAAGGAGTATCATCTAGAAAACTACTCGGAGTGGCTGAGGAAAAGGGTTTTGGATCCTCAGTACTGGGAGAGCATCAGGAGCTGCATAGTGGGTTCTTCTAGGACCTGTGCCAAGATTGCCTACTGGACGCCTTTTGATTATCTTCAAGGAGACATGACTCCTGTGCAG TCCGGGTGTTGCAAGCCGCCCACCTCGTGCAATTACAACGTGGAGACGGTGTCGGTGACGGTGACTGGGCAAGAGCCGGACTGCTACCGGTGGAGCAACGCGGCGGGGGTGCTGTGCTACGAGTGCGAGTCGTGCAAAGCGGGGGTGCTGGAGAGCGTGAGAAGCGACTGGCGCAAGCTCTCCGTCCTCAACATCGTGGTGCTCGTCTTCCTCATCGGCATCTACTCCATCGGCTGCTGCGCTTTCCGCAACACCAAACGCGCCGGCTCCGACTACCCCTACGGCGAAAACCGCATGTCCAAAGTCCGTCCCAGATGGGATTTCCAcct GTGGAGATGGTTGCATCACAGAAGGCACCAGCTTTATTAG